Part of the Leucobacter insecticola genome is shown below.
TCGCGGGGCTCGTACCTTCTCAGGTGCGCGTGCCGCAGGCTGCGAGCTTTTCCGAGACCGCCGCTGCGGGCGCAGAATACGAAGAGGCGATTCGTGCGGCCGGCGGGATCGGCGTGCAGATCCTTGGGATCGGTCGCAACGGCCACCTCGCATTTAACGAGCCGGGATCTGATCCTGACTCCCGCACCCGCGGCGTCACGCTCACCGCAGAGACTCGCAGCGACAACGCCCGCTTCTTTGACTCTGTGGATGAAGTACCCGAATACGCGATTACCCAGGGGCTTGGCACCATCTTTGAGGCACGCGAGCTGCTCGTGATCGCAACCGGCGGCGCGAAGGCCGCTGCAGTTGCCGCCGCGATCCAGGGCCCTGAGACACTTGACGTACCCGCGAGCTTGCTCCGTCGCCACCCGCGCGTGCGCTGGTTTCTCGACGAGGCCGCTGCCGCTGAACTGGATCGAGACAGACTGTGAACTCCACCCCACCGAAGACTCTGCTGGTGTTTGCGCACCGCGACGAGGCCACGGCGTTTGCTGAGGTTGACCATCTTGTGACAGGAGTGGGCAAGATCAACGCTGCGGTATC
Proteins encoded:
- a CDS encoding glucosamine-6-phosphate deaminase → MNNELVSAVEVFGGSEELGVAVAELMVAEIRRDPEAVVGLATGSSPVAAYSAWGEMARAEGLDQSRVRGFALDEYIGIDPSHPESFHAVVAREAIGLAGLVPSQVRVPQAASFSETAAAGAEYEEAIRAAGGIGVQILGIGRNGHLAFNEPGSDPDSRTRGVTLTAETRSDNARFFDSVDEVPEYAITQGLGTIFEARELLVIATGGAKAAAVAAAIQGPETLDVPASLLRRHPRVRWFLDEAAAAELDRDRL